The stretch of DNA ACGACCGTATCGCGGAAATTGGTGTCCTTCTCCTGCTTGAAGGAGAGGGGCTGATAGGGGTCGATGACCACGCGCACGAGCCGCGCCGGATCGAGCTGACCCTCCTCCAGGTCGAAGTCCCAGGCGCGATTCTGCTGGGCCAGCAGCCGCCGCTGCAGCCGGTTGGCGAGGCGCCCGACCACGCCCTGCAGGTGGGAGAGCTGCTTGTCGAGATAGGAGCGCAGGCGCGACAGCTCGTCGGCGTCGCACAGCTCCTCGGCGTGGATGACCTCGTCGAACCGGGGGTTGAACACCCGGTATTCGGGCCCGCGCGCCTCGTTGCCCTGCCGCTGCGGCGGGTGCGACGCCTCCGAGGCCTCTTCGGACTCGGCATCGTCGGATTCCTCGGGCAGCTCACCCGATGGGGCGTCGGCGGATTCCTGGGCGCCGTCCTCGATCTCGTCGGAGGCCTCCTCGGAGGTCTCGATCTCGGCGCGCTCGCCCTGGCTCTTCTCCTCCGAATCGCCCTCGCTCGGGTTCTGCTCGTCGTCCTGGGCGTCGTTCTCGTCGTCGTTCTCGTCGTCCTCGGCGTCGAACGGCGTCTCGTCCGACATGTCCAGCGAGGTGAGGAGGTCGCGTACCGAGCGGGCGAACTTGCGCTGGTCCTCGATGGAGCCCAGCAGCCCGTCGAGGTTCGGGCCGGCCTTGGCCTCGATATGCGCGCGCCACAACTCGACGATCTTGGCCGCGGCCTCCGGCGGCTGCTGGCCGGTGAGGCGCTCACGCACCATCAGGGCGACGGCATCCTCCATGGGGGCGTCGGCCCGATCGGTGATGTTTTCGTACTTGCCGCCGCGATGGTAGCGGTCCTCCAGCATCGCCGTGATGTTGCTGGCCACGCCCGCCATCCGGCGCGAGCCGATCGCCTCGACCCGGGCCTGCTCCACCGCGTCGTAGACTGCACGGGCGGCGGCGTTCTCGGGGGCGAGGCGGCGATGCAAGGCGACGTCGTGGCAGCCGAGGCGCAAAGCCATGGCGTCGGCGTTGCCGCGCAGCACCGCGACGTCCTGCGCCGAGAGCTTGCGCGGGGGTTCAGGCAGACGGGCCTTGTCGCCGGTCAGCGCCGGCCGGTCGGTGGCATAGGTGACCTCGACCTCGGAGCGCCGGGCGATGGCGCGCAGGCACCCGGCCACCGAGCGCTTCAGGGGCTCGGCCACGGGTTCGCGGCGCTCGCCGGGCTTGCGGTTGGAGATGGACATGCGGGCTACCGGTCGACGTCGAACGCGAAGGGGCGGTTCAGGATCTCGTCCCAGCTGTAGGGACACTCAGCGGGCAGGGTTTTGGGCGACCGCTTCATCTGCCGGACCGCTCCGAGACGGCCGAGACGGAATGCGTCTTGCCGAATCTCGTCGAGGCTCGACCTCAGGCCGGGGCTCCTCCGCATCTGGATGCGGGCGCGCTCCCGATGCCCGGCGATGCTGAGAGCCCAGTTGCGGCTTCGCTGCGTCGGTTGATGGTCCCACTGCAGCATGTGCAGGACGGCGATCTCGACCGCCTTCTGGAGCCGGTGAGACTCGCTCAGGCCCACGTCGCGCAGCTCCTCCGCGATCTTATCGAGGTCGCGCGCGTCCACCCGGCCGCCGCGGGGCAGCGCCACCTGCTCCTGGGCCCCGGTATAGATGTCGTCCGCGTAGCGCGTCCGTCCCGCGGCCTGCGGAGCCGCCGGGGCGTCCTCGCGTGTCGGGGCCGGATGCGCCATCGCGTCCTCCATGCGGGTCAGCTCAGCGCGACGTTCACCGCGCTCTCGGGCAGCTCCTTGCCGAAGGCGCGCTGGTAGAACTCGGCCACCAGCGTCCGCTCCAGCTCGTCGCACTTGTTTAGGAAGGTCACCCGGAAGGCGAAGCCGATATCCTTGAAGATGTCGGCGTTCTCGGCCCAGGTGATCACCGTGCGCGGGCTCATGACGGTGGAGAGATCGCCGTTCATGAAGGCGTTGCGGGTGAGATCGGCCACGCGCACCATCCGGTTGACGATGTCGCGGCCCTGGTCGCCCCGGTAATGGACCGCCTTCGAGAGCACGATGTCGACCTCGCGGTCGTGCGGCAGGTAGTTCAGCGTGGTGACGATCGACCAGCGGTCCATCTGGCCCTGGTTGATCTGCTGCGTGCCGTGATAGAGGCCCGACGTGTCGCCGAGGCCCACCGTGTTGGCGGTGGCGAACAGCCGGAAGGCCGGGTGCGGGCGGATCACGCGCTTCTGATCGAGAAGCGTCAGCCGGCCCGACAGCTCCAGCACGCGCTGGATCACGAACATCACGTCCGGGCGGCCGGCATCATACTCGTCGAACACGAGCGCGACGTTGTTCTGCAGCGCCCAGGGCAGGATGCCGTCCTGGAAGGCGGTGACCTGCTTGCCGTCCTGCAGGACAATGGCGTCCTTGCCGACGAGGTCGATGCGCGAGACGTGGCTGTCGAGGTTGATCCGGATGCACGGCCAGTTCAGCCGGGCGGCGACCTGCTCGATATGGGTCGACTTGCCGGTGCCGTGATAGCCGGTGACCATCACGCGGCGGTTGCGGGCGAACCCGGCCAGGATCGCCAGCGTCGTCTCCCGGTCGAAGATGTAGTCCGGATCGAGATCCGGCACATGCTCCTCGGACTCGGCATAGGCCGGGACCTTGAGGTCGAGGTCGATGCCGAAGACATCGCGGACGGAGACGGTGCGGTCGGGCAGCGCGGCGGGCGTGGCGTCAGAGAGCATTCGGAACCTCGTGAGGCGCGGGCGCTCCACTCCCAAACAGTGAAGCATCCGCGCGGAAGAACGTCGAGCCGGGCCTCCGCGGCGGGGCGGAGCCATCCTTAGACGGCGGCGCGCTCGGGCGCCACCGACCGGCATGGATCCCATATAGGGTTCCGCTGCGCGGTTTTCCCTATCCTGGCATTGAACCGGCGTGCATCCTTCGTGCCGTTCAGCAGAGTCCGGCCGCGCGCAGGACGTCGTGGGCACGGATGATGTCGCGCAGCCGCTCCTCGAAGGACCGGTCGCCACCGTTGGCGTCGGGGTGGAAGCGCTTCACCAGCACCTTGTACTGCGCCTTGATGGCGGCTGTGTCGGCGCCCTCCTCAAGACCCATCACGTCGAGGGCGCGGCGCACCTTCGCCGAGTGGCGGGGCTTCTCCGGCTCAGGCGGACGGGCGCGCCGCCGCGCGTCGCCGACGCCCTCGCCGCGCAGGATGCCGAGCGGATCGACATAGGCCCAGTCCCGAACCGGCTCGTCCGCCGGCTTGGCCTCGCCGGTCCGGTTCACGCCCATCGCCCAGGTCGGGCGATGTCCGATGATCGCGTCCTTCTGATAGGCCTGCACGGCGGCATCGTTCATGCCGTCGAAATAATTGTAGGTGGCGTTGTAGGCGCGGACATGATCCATGCAGAAGCGCCAGTACTGGCCCTCCGCCTTGCGGCCCTTCGGCGCCCGGTACAGGCCCGGCTGCGTGCAGCCCGGACTCTCGCAGACGCCCTCGGCCGCCGGCTTCGGCTCGTCGCAGGACGGTTTGATCCGGATGCTGTCGAACAGGCGCGAGTTGAGATCCATGGCGGGCCGATTATGAGGGGGCAGACCTGAGACACAAGGGCACCGGGCCTGATGACGCATGCGCGGGATCGGGCTTGACGGCGGCCCACGAACACGACGCGAGGGCACGATGGCGGATGGTGCGGGCGCGGGGGGCACCCTGCGGGACTGGATGGAGGCGCGGCTGCGCGAGCAACTCGCGCCGGCGCGCCTCGACGTGATCGACGAGTCGCATCTGCATGCCGGCCATGCCGGAGCACGGCCGGGGGGCGAGACCCATTACCGGCTCGACATCGTCGCGTCGGCGTTCGAGGGCAAGAGCCGCGTCGAGCGGCACCGCTTGGTGAACGCGCTTCTGGAGGATGCGTTCAAGCGCGGCCTCCATGCCCTCGCGCTCCGGGCCCGCACGCCCGCCGAGGCGACCTGAGCCTGTCCGCCTTCTTCCGCTGCGCGGCGCGGGTCCGACAGGGCTCACCCTCTCTGCGAGCGCAGCGAAGCAATCCCGTCGGAGCCACGCATTTCGCCGGTGCGCTACACTGGATCGCTTCGCCGCGTGCGATGACGGAGGGGGGCACGGAGACGATATGGTGACGCGGCCAACGATCTGCACCGGCCCGATCGTCGGCCCTGCACCCGACGAGCAGGCGCGCCGTGCCTTCGCCAGCGTGCCGGGGAGGCCGCCATGTCCCTGCAGGTGACGCCGCGGATCGCCATCGCCGACGACGAGATCGAGCTGTCCTTCATGCGCGCGTCCGGGGCCGGCGGCCAGAACGTCAACAAGGTCGAGACTGCGGTCCAGCTCCGCTGGCCGGTCCTTGGCTCGCCGTCGGTGGACGACCGCGTCAAGGCGAACCTCGTGCGCCTCGCCGGACGGCGGATGACCAAGGACGGCGTCCTCGTCCTCGCGGGCCAGCGCCACCGGACGCAGGAGCGCAACCGGGCGGACGTCCTGCAGCGCCTCGTCGAGCTCGTGGCGGAGGCCGCCAAGCCGCCGCCGCCGATCCGCCGGCCGACGAAGCCCACCCGGGGCTCGCAGGAGCGGCGCATCGGCGCCAAGAAGAACCGCGCCACGATCAAGCAGGGCCGGGGCAGCGTTCGGGATTCGGACGGCTGAGCGGCCCCGCTCAGTGGATCGCGTCGATCACCTCGGCCTTCGGGCTGGCATCGGGCGCGGGCGCCGAGCCCGCCACCAGGGTGCTCCCCGGCTTCGCGACGGTGAGGGCGATGGCGATCAGGGC from Methylobacterium sp. PvR107 encodes:
- the arfB gene encoding alternative ribosome rescue aminoacyl-tRNA hydrolase ArfB — its product is MSLQVTPRIAIADDEIELSFMRASGAGGQNVNKVETAVQLRWPVLGSPSVDDRVKANLVRLAGRRMTKDGVLVLAGQRHRTQERNRADVLQRLVELVAEAAKPPPPIRRPTKPTRGSQERRIGAKKNRATIKQGRGSVRDSDG
- the cobT gene encoding cobaltochelatase subunit CobT, which translates into the protein MSISNRKPGERREPVAEPLKRSVAGCLRAIARRSEVEVTYATDRPALTGDKARLPEPPRKLSAQDVAVLRGNADAMALRLGCHDVALHRRLAPENAAARAVYDAVEQARVEAIGSRRMAGVASNITAMLEDRYHRGGKYENITDRADAPMEDAVALMVRERLTGQQPPEAAAKIVELWRAHIEAKAGPNLDGLLGSIEDQRKFARSVRDLLTSLDMSDETPFDAEDDENDDENDAQDDEQNPSEGDSEEKSQGERAEIETSEEASDEIEDGAQESADAPSGELPEESDDAESEEASEASHPPQRQGNEARGPEYRVFNPRFDEVIHAEELCDADELSRLRSYLDKQLSHLQGVVGRLANRLQRRLLAQQNRAWDFDLEEGQLDPARLVRVVIDPYQPLSFKQEKDTNFRDTVVTLLLDNSGSMRGRPITVAATCADILARTLERCGVKVEILGFTTRAWKGGQSREAWLAAGKPPNPGRLNDLRHIVYKSADAPWRRARKNLGLMMREGLLKENIDGEALDWAHKRLLGRPEQRKILMVISDGAPVDDSTLSVNAGNYLERHLRWMIEEIETRSPVELLAIGIGHDVTRYYRRAVTIIDAEELGGAMTEKLAELFEEDGASAPTGRMLRAVGGRR
- a CDS encoding DUF29 domain-containing protein, which codes for MAHPAPTREDAPAAPQAAGRTRYADDIYTGAQEQVALPRGGRVDARDLDKIAEELRDVGLSESHRLQKAVEIAVLHMLQWDHQPTQRSRNWALSIAGHRERARIQMRRSPGLRSSLDEIRQDAFRLGRLGAVRQMKRSPKTLPAECPYSWDEILNRPFAFDVDR
- the cobS gene encoding cobaltochelatase subunit CobS — protein: MLSDATPAALPDRTVSVRDVFGIDLDLKVPAYAESEEHVPDLDPDYIFDRETTLAILAGFARNRRVMVTGYHGTGKSTHIEQVAARLNWPCIRINLDSHVSRIDLVGKDAIVLQDGKQVTAFQDGILPWALQNNVALVFDEYDAGRPDVMFVIQRVLELSGRLTLLDQKRVIRPHPAFRLFATANTVGLGDTSGLYHGTQQINQGQMDRWSIVTTLNYLPHDREVDIVLSKAVHYRGDQGRDIVNRMVRVADLTRNAFMNGDLSTVMSPRTVITWAENADIFKDIGFAFRVTFLNKCDELERTLVAEFYQRAFGKELPESAVNVALS
- a CDS encoding J domain-containing protein, which produces MDLNSRLFDSIRIKPSCDEPKPAAEGVCESPGCTQPGLYRAPKGRKAEGQYWRFCMDHVRAYNATYNYFDGMNDAAVQAYQKDAIIGHRPTWAMGVNRTGEAKPADEPVRDWAYVDPLGILRGEGVGDARRRARPPEPEKPRHSAKVRRALDVMGLEEGADTAAIKAQYKVLVKRFHPDANGGDRSFEERLRDIIRAHDVLRAAGLC
- a CDS encoding BolA family protein produces the protein MADGAGAGGTLRDWMEARLREQLAPARLDVIDESHLHAGHAGARPGGETHYRLDIVASAFEGKSRVERHRLVNALLEDAFKRGLHALALRARTPAEAT